The proteins below are encoded in one region of Delphinus delphis chromosome 4, mDelDel1.2, whole genome shotgun sequence:
- the EIF4G1 gene encoding eukaryotic translation initiation factor 4 gamma 1 isoform X1, producing the protein MNKAPQPTGPPPAPSPGLPQPAFPPGQTAPVVFSTPQATQMNTPSQPRQHFYPSRAQPPSSAASRVQSAAPARPGPAAHVYPAGSQVMMIPSQISYPASQGAYYIPGQGRSTYVVPTQQYPVQPGAPSFYPGASPTEFGTYAGAYYPAQGVQQFPTGVAPPPVLMNQPPQIAPKRERKTIRIRDPNQGGKDITEEIMSGARTASTPTPPQTGGGLEPQANGETPQVAVVVRPDDRSQGAIIGERPGLPGPEHSPSESQPSSPSPTPSPPPVLEPGSEPNLTVLPIPGDTMTTRMIQTSVEESTPMPPETGEPYCLSPEPTPLAEPILEVEVTLSKPVPESEFSSSPLQVPTPLASHKVEILPEPNGTVLSENLEPELESSPELAPLPPPACPFESPMPIAPTAQPEELLNGAPSPPAVDLSPVSEPEEQAKEATASVAPPNILSATPAVAPPAASPAQEEDMEEEEEEEEEGEAEGEKGGEEPLPLESTPVPAHLSQNLEVASATQVAVSVPKRRRKIKELNKKEAVGDLLDAFKEVNPGVPEVENQPPVGNNPSPEPEGSSVPPRPEEADETWDSKEDKIQNAENIQPGEQKYEYKSDQWKPLNLEEKKRYDREFLLGFQFIFASMQKPEGLPHISDVVLDKANKTPLRPLDPARLPGINCGPDFTPSFANLGRPALSSRGPPRGGPGGELPRGPQAGLGPRRSQQGPRKEPRKIIATVSMTEDIKLNKAEKAWKPSSKRTVTDKDRGEEDTDGSKTQDLFRRVRSILNKLTPQMFQQLMKQVTQLAIDTEERLKGVIDLIFEKAISEPNFSVAYANMCRCLMALKVPTTEKPTVTVNFRKLLLNRCQKEFEKDKDDDEVFEKKQKEMDEAATAEERGRLKEELEEARDIARRRSLGNIKFIGELFKLKMLTEAIMHDCVVKLLKNHDEESLECLCRLLTTIGKDLDFEKAKPRMDQYFNQMEKIIKEKKTSSRIRFMLQDVLDLRRSNWVPRRGDQGPKTIDQIHKEAEMEEHREHIKVQQLMAKGGDKRRGGPPGPPISRGLPLVDDGGWNTVPISKGSRPIDTSRLTKITKPGSIDSNNQLFAPGGRLSWGKGSSGGSGAKPSDAASEAARPATSTLNRFSALQQAVPTESTDNRRVVQRSSLSRERGEKAGDRGDRLERSERGGDRGDRLDRARTPATKRSFSKEVEERSRERPSQPEGLRKAASLTEDRDRGRDAVKREAALPPVSPPKAALSEEELEKKSRAIIEEYLHLNDMKEAVQCVQELASPSLLFIFVRHGIESTLERSAIAREHMGRLLHQLLCAGHLSTAQYYQGLYEILELAEDMEIDIPHVWLYLAELVTPILHEGGVPMGELFREITKPLRPLGKAASLLLEILGLLCKSMGPKKVGTLWREAGLSWKEFLPEGQDVGAFVTAQKVEYTLGEESEAPGQRLLSSEELSKQLEKLLKEGSTNQRVFDWIEANVNEQQVASNTLVRALMTTVCYSAIISETPLRVDVAVLKARAKLLQKYLCDEQKELQALYALQALVVTLEQPPNLLRMFFDALYDEDVVKEDAFYSWESSKDPAEQQGKGVALKSVTAFFKWLREAEEEESDHN; encoded by the exons ATGAACAAAGCTCCACAGCCCACAggccccccacctgccccatccCCTGGACTCCCACAG CCAGCGTTTCCCCCGGGGCAGACAGCACCGGTGGTGTTCAGTACGCCTCAAGCGACACAAATGAACACGCCTTCTCAGCCCCGCCAG CACTTCTACCCTAGCCGGGCCCAGCCCCCGAGCAGTGCAGCCTCCCGAGTGCAGAGtgcagcccccgcccgccctggcccAGCTGCCCATGTCTACCCTGCTGGATCCCAAGTAATGATGATCCCTTCCCAGATCTCCTACCCAGCCTCCCAGGGGGCCTACTACATCCCTGGACAG ggGCGTTCCACATATGTTGTCCCGACACAGCAGTATCCTGTGCAGCCGGGAGCCCCAAGCTTCTATCCGGGTGCAAGCCCTACAGAGTTTGGGACCTACG CTGGCGCCTACTACCCAGCCCAGGGTGTGCAGCAATTTCCCACTGGTGTGGCTCCCCCGCCGGTTTTGATGAACCAGCCACCCCAGATTGCTCCCAAGAGGGAGCGGAAGACG atccGAATTCGAGACCCAAACCAAGGAGGGAAGGATATCACGGAGGAGATCATGTCTGGGGCCCGCACTGCCTccacacccacccctccccag ACGGGAGGTGGTCTGGAGCCTCAGGCTAATGGGGAGACACCCCAGGTTGCTGTTGTTGTCCGGCCAG ATGACCGGTCGCAGGGAGCAATCATTGGGGAGCGGCCAGGGCTGCCTGGCCCAGAGCACAGCCCTTCAGAATCCCAGCCTTCATCACCTTCTCCGACCCCATCACCACCCCCAGTCTTGGAACCGGGGTCTGAGCCTAATCTCACAGTCCTCCCTATTCCTGGGGACACTATGACAACGAGGATGATACAAACATCTGTAGAAGAATCAACCCCCATGCCCCCTGAAACTGGGGAGCCATATTGCCTCTCTCCAGAACCCACTCCCCTCGCTGAACCCATACTGGAAGTAGAAGTGACACTTAGCAAACCAGTTCCAGAATCTGAGTTCTCTTCCAGTCCTCTCCAGGTTCCCACCCCCCTGGCATCTCACAAGGTGGAAATTCTTCCTGAGCCTAATGGCACAGTCCTATCTGAGAATTTGGAACCAGAGTTGGAGTCGAGCCCGGAGcttgcccctctccctcccccggcTTGTCCCTTTGAATCCCCCATGCCCATTGCTCCAACTGCCCAACCTGAGGAGCTGCTCAACGGAGCCCCCTCGCCACCAGCTGTGGACTTAAGCCCCGTCAGTGAACCAGAGGAGCAGGCCAAGGAGGCTACAGCATCGGTGGCTCCCCCCAACATCCTTTCTGCCACTCCAGCTGTGGCTCCTCCAGCTGCTTCCCCTGCTCAGGAGGAGGacatggaggaagaggaagaagaggaagaggaaggagaagctgagggtgagaagggaggagaggaaccGCTCCCCCTAGAGAGCACCCCTGTCCCAGCCCACCTGTCCCAGAATTTGGAGGTGGCATCAGCCACCCAAG TGGCAGTATCTGTGCCAAAGAGGAGACGGAAAATTAAGGAGCTCAATAAGAAGGAGGCTGTAGGAGACCTTCTAGATGCCTTCAAGGAG GTGAACCCAGGAGTACCAGAGGTAGAAAATCAGCCTCCTGTAGGCAACAATCCCAGCCCAGAGCCTGAGGGCAGCAGTGTGCCCCCGCGACCTGAGGAAGCAGACGAGACCTGGGACTCAAAGGAAGACAAGATTCAAAATGCTGAGAACATCCAGCCGGGGGAACAGAAGTATGAATATAAGTCAG ATCAGTGGAAGCCTCTAAACCTTGAGGAGAAAAAGCGTTATGACCGTGAGTTCCTGCTTGGCTTTCAGTTCATCTTTGCCAGTATGCAGAAGCCAGAGGGATTGCCCCATATCAGTGATGTGGTGTTGGATAAG GCCAATAAAACACCATTGCGGCCACTGGATCCCGCCAGACTTCCAGGCATAAATTGTGGCCCAGACTTCACTCCGTCCTTTGCCAACCTTGGCCGACCAGCCCTTAGCAGCCGTGGGCCCCCGAGGGGTGGGCCAGGTGGGGAGCTGCCCCGAGGGCCG CAGGCTGGTCTGGGACCCCGGCGATCTCAGCAGGGCCCCCGAAAGGAACCACGCAAGATCATTGCCACGGTGTCAATGACTGAAGATATAAAGCTGAACAAAGCAGAGAAGGCCTGGAAACCCAGTAGCAAGCGGACAGTGACTGATAAGGACCGAGGGGAGGAGGACACTGATGGCAGCAAAACCCAG gaCCTGTTCCGCAGGGTGCGCTCCATCCTGAATAAGCTGACACCCCAGATGTTCCAGCAGCTTATGAAGCAGGTGACGCAGCTAGCCATCGACACCGAGGAACGCCTCAAAGGGGTCATTGACCTCATCTTCGAGAAGGCCATTTCAGAACCCAACTTCTCCGTGGCCTATGCCAACATGTGCCGCTGCCTCATGGCG CTGAAAGTGCCCACTACAGAAAAGCCAACAGTGACTGTGAACTTCAGAAAACTGTTGTTAAATCGATGTcagaaagagtttgaaaaagacaaagatgatgATGAGGTTTTTGAGAAGAAGCAAAAAGAGATGGATGAAGCTGCCACG GCAGAGGAACGGGGACGCCTGAAGGAAGAGCTGGAAGAGGCTCGAGACATAGCCCGGCGGCGCTCTTTAGGGAATATCAAGTTTATCGGGGAGTTGTTCAAGCTGAAGATGTTAACAGAGGCGATCATGCACGACTGTGTGGTTAAACTACTTAAGAACCATGATGAAGAGTCCCTCGAATGCCTTTGCCGTCTGCTCACCACCATTGGCAAAGACCTGGACTTTGAAAAGGCCAAG CCCCGGATGGATCAGTATTTCAACCAGATGGAAAAAATCATTAAGGAAAAGAAGACTTCATCCCGAATCCGCTTTATGCTGCAAGATGTGCTGGATCTGCGACGG AGCAATTGGGTGCCGCGTCGAGGGGACCAGGGTCCCAAGACGATTGACCAAATCCACAAGGAAGCTGAGATGGAGGAGCATCGGGAGCACATAAAAGTGCAGCAGTTAATGGCCAAGGGCGGCGACAAGCGTCGGGGTGGTCCTCCAGGCCCACCCATCA GCCGTGGCCTTCCACTTGTGGATGATGGTGGCTGGAACACAGTGCCCATCAGCAAGGGCAGCCGCCCTATTGACACCTCACGACTCACTAAGATCACgaag cCTGGCTCCATTGATTCTAACAACCAGCTGTTTGCACCTGGAGGGCGATTGAGCTGGGGCAAGGGTAGCAGTGGAGGCTCAGGAGCCAAGCCCTCCGATGCAG CATCAGAAGCTGCTCGTCCAGCTACTAGTACTTTGAATCGCTTCTCAGCCCTTCAACAAGCAGTACCTACAGAAAGCACAGATAACAGACGTGTGGTACAGAG GAGTAGCTTGAGCCGGGAACGAGGTGAGAAAGCTGGGGACCGGGGAGACCGCCTAGAGCGGAGTGAACGGGGAGGTGACCGTGGTGACCGGCTTGATCGCGCACGGACACCTGCCACCAAGCGGAGCTTCAGCAAGGAAGTGGAGGAGCGGAGTAGAGAGCGGCCCTCTCAGCCTGAGGGACTGCGCAAGGCAGCTAGCCTCACGGAGGATCGGGACCGCGGGCGGGATGCTG TGAAGCGAGAAGCCGCCCTGCCCCCTGTGAGTCCTCCGAAGGCTGCACTCTCTGAAGAGGAGCTGGAGAAGAAATCCAGGGCCATCATTGAGGAATACCTCCATCTCAATGACATGAAG GAGGCGGTTCAGTGTGTGCAGGAGCTGGCCTCGCCCTCGCTGCTCTTCATCTTTGTGCGGCACGGCATCGAATCCACACTGGAGCGCAGCGCCATTGCCCGTGAGCACATGGGGCGACTGCTGCACCAGCTGCTCTGTGCCGGGCACCTCTCCACTGCTCAGTACTACCAAGG GCTCTATGAAATCCTGGAATTGGCTGAAGACATGGAAATTGACATCCCTCATGTGTGGCTCTACCTAGCAGAACTGGTAACGCCCATTCTGCATGAAGGTGGGGTGCCCATGGGGGAGCTGTTCAG GGAGATTACAAAACCTCTGAGACCCCTGGGCAAAGCTGCTTCCCTGTTGCTGGAGATCCTGGGGCTCCTATGCAAAAGCATG GGTCCCAAGAAGGTGGGGACGCTGTGGCGAGAGGCTGGACTCAGCTGGAAGGAATTTTTACCTGAAGGCCAGGATGTCGGTGCCTTTGTCACTGCGCAG AAGGTGGAGTATACCTTGGGAGAGGAGTCAGAAGCCCCTGGCCAGAGGTTGCTGTCCTCTGAGGAGCTGAGCAAGCAGCTGGAGAAGCTGCTAAAGGAGGGCAGCACTAACCAGCGGGTGTTTGACTGGATAGAG GCCAACGTGAATGAGCAGCAGGTAGCATCCAACACATTAGTTCGAGCTCTCATGACAACGGTCTGCTATTCTGCAATTATCT CTGAGACTCCTCTCCGAGTGGATGTTGCGGTGCTGAAAGCGCGAGCGAAACTGCTACAGAAGTACCTATGTGACGAGCAGAAGGAGCTGCAGGCGCTCTACGCCCTCCAGGCCCTTGTAGTGACCTTAGAACAGCCCCCCA ACCTGCTTCGGATGTTCTTTGATGCGCTGTACGATGAGGACGTGGTGAAGGAGGACGCCTTCTATAGTTGGGAGAGTAGCAAGGACCCCGCTGAACAGCAGGGCAAGGGTGTGGCCCTTAAATCTGTCACAGCTTTCTTCAAGTGGCTTCGTGAGGCCGAGGAGGAGGAGTCTGACCACAACTGA